The Candidatus Synechococcus calcipolaris G9 nucleotide sequence CCGCCAACTCCTGGAGAGTCTGAAGGTTGAGCAGGCTCGGACAAAGGAATATGCGGCTCGCCTTGAAGAGGAACAGTCAGAAACCCAGCGGGTGAACCAAATTTTAGAGAATCAGCAGCAGGAAATGCGCCAGCAAGCGAAGCGGATTACCCGTCTGAATCATCGCTTCATTAATATTAGCCAACTCCTCTCGTCGGAAGGGAAAAAAGCCTTTGAAGCGACATTTATGGGGGTCAGTGCCATTTCTAAGGATACCGATCGCGTGTTTCGGTTGGGAGAACTGCTAGAGCGGGATTTAGAAATTGTGGATCAGGCAACCCACCAAATTGAGCATGTGAGTCGCCAAGTGAAGCATTTAGCCCTGCAAGCGAGTTTAATCGTCAGTCGTTCCGGTGGGCAGATTACCGGCTTTGACTTTATTACCAATGAAATTAATAAACTCGGAAACCAGGCGGTTATTGCCAACCAACAGGTGGATGAAATTGCCAATCGCTTTCGCCAACGGATTCGCGAAGTCATTGATGCGGCCCAATCGGGGGAACGCACTGCCCAATCCTTGATTCAGGAAATTCAACAGGCGGAAACGGCCTTAGCTCAATTGGAGGCCCTCGTCAATGAACAGGAAGGTCATCAGGGGGTATCCGCTCCTAGCCCTAGGGAGCCAATGGCCGCCATTTCCCTGAATTAGACTGGGATTTCTAGGGATTAGGCCTTAGGTCCAGTCATCTTTTTTGTTGCTACTCACCTTATAAAGGCCGCCCCGCTGATGAATGGCGCGGGTTTGCTCAAATAGTTCTGCTTCCGTCAATTGCCAACGGTCTAGGGCTGCCTTTAGATTGGCTTGAATATCCTTTGCGCCAGGAAACCCTTGGTAGCGAATGATCAATCGCCCTAGTTCCACTAGATGGTAATCCGTGGCCTCTCCCTGGAGTAGGCGTTCTGAGATCAGGCGATCGCCCCCGGCCCGAGGATGTTGCTGCTCTTTTTGTTCTGGATTTGCCATGGATCAAAACCTAGTCAAAACCTACTCGAAATCTACTGTAGTAGCCGCAGCATTTCCTGTTGAATGCGTTGACTGAAATTGGCATCCACCTGGGCCCGCTGGGTCATGGCATTAAACTGCTCTAGGGACATATTATATTTTTGCAAGATTTGCAGGGATTCCCGCAGATAGTCTTCACAAATACCTTCTAAACCGTTGGGAATATTCTGGCGATTGTAACCAAAGCAGGAATTGCGTGGCACAGTCCCGGAAACGACCTGCTGGGCCTGGCGATAGTATTTACGGCGAATCGGTTCAATCTCAAGGACGACACGGGCATAGTTGCTCACATCGGCTTGCACAAAAAGCAGAGACGGCTCTGGACTGGATTGGCCTCTAAGGGAAGAGTAGACCCCCGGCAGTACCGCAATCAGCAGGGCGATCGCGACCCCTTGGGTTAGTTTTCCTAGGCTCCATGGATTATTCACCTGTCGCAACAATCATCATCTCCCATGAATTCGCATCTAGTGGTATCTAGTTACTTTGAATGATCATTGTAGAGGAGAGTTCCCGCATAAATTTGGGATGGGGGTAAGGTTTTATGGTAGTAGGCACCACGATAGGCATAAATACCTAATTCTTTCTCAGTATGTTGAAGTAAGGCCTGGGAGTTGGCCAGCGTTGCATCCACCCACAATTTGAGGGAGGTGTTGCCTTCGACCAATAGGCTAAAAATTCCCAACTGAAGACAGTAATGGGACACGCCAATGGCCACCTTAAACTCTGTTTTCCGAAAGGAATAGAAGGGAATTAAATTTTTACCCTGAAAATGAAGTTCCTCCGACTCGGGTGCAAAGTACCCCTGGTGGGCTAAATCCCCATGGCTCATCATCAGCATGTTCTACTTGCCCCCATCTCTGCGGCGATCGCTGGCTGTACTCGTCTGTAATTAATGTATCTTTTAATACAGATTTTTTCTAGAATCTTCAAAATTCTTCCTAAACCCCTTAAGAAAACGTCATCTTAGAACCCATCCCAAAAGGGTCAGATTGGGGGAGGCAGGACTCATCACACTGGGGGAGGTGAGGTATGGGGCGAACCAGGGATAGTGGGGATAACCCTACATTACGTGACTAGGATTATGTTGCAGTTATCTATGAAAGAACTAAATCTTCAAATCGGCCAAAAACTCTATTTACGGGATGAGTTGTTCGAGATCATTGCCCTACGCCATGAGTTGGTTGTAGTGAAATCCCAAGAGCGGTCAGAATTGAGTTGGGTAGTGGCTAAAAGGGATTTACTCAAGTATTTCCGGGATTGCGAAGTGTCATCCTATTAGGAACACCTTAGGATACTGCCCCTGCCAGCACAATAACCCCGTTAGTAAAATAACCAGGTGGTGAAGGCGTATTTAGTGCCCTGGGTAACGGGTAAGGCGGCATGGGGATGGGTGTAGTAGGAGGGAAAGGCAATGACATCGCCGGTAGCGGGTTTGATTTTAATGTCTTGGCGATCGAAGTAGGTCTCGCCCCCTTCAAACTCATCGTTTAAGTAGCCCACAATACTAATATCTCGGGTGGGGATGCCCTGGGCCAATTCCATCATCCGGCTGGCTAAAAGGAGGTTATCCACATGGCGACGATAGCTCTCACCGGGACGGTAGCGCAGAATGGAAAACCCTTCCACCTGGGGAAATTTAATCCCATAGTGCTGGTAGAGGGCCCGTTGGATGAGTTGAATTTTTTCGTAGAGAAGCTGCTGGGTCGATCGCTGTACGGGGTGTTGAGCATCTAGGGGAAGAATGCCGCCACTGCGGACCTCTGGATCCACCGTTCCCATCAAGATCGAGGAGGGATCAAACGTGATCCATTCCGCCACCTGAATAATTTGCTGGCAAACCTCTGGGGAGAGTAACTGCCGAAACAGTAAAATATCTGCCCCGACATCTGTAAAGCTAGGTTGGGTCGCCTTAGGTTGGGTCATGGGTCTGGACGGCCCTTTGGGCATCTTGGCGTAGTTGGCCACAGGCGGCTTGGCGATCCAATCCCCGCGATCGCCGGATACTGGCAGTGAGGCCGTAGTCCTCTAGTTCCCCTAAAAAGGCCTCTATATCCTGACCATGGGGCCGGGCATAGGGAGCATCGGCAATGGGATTATAGGGAATCAGGTTGACATGGCTCTGGAATCCCCGCAGGTGGTGGGCGAGTTCCTGGGCATGGTGGGGCTGATCGTTGACACCGGCAAGGACGGTATATTCAAAACTAATCCGGCGGCCGGTCTGCTCCACATAGTATCGGCAATCGGCTAACAGGGTGTCCAGGGGATAGTGCTGGGCACTGGGAATTAATTGGCAGCGCAGGTCTTGATTGGATGCGTGGAGGCTAACTGCCAGGGTAATCTGGAGATCGTAGCGGGCTAAACGGCGAATCTGTTGGGGAATACCCACCGTCGAGACCGTCAGATGGCGTTGACCAATGCCCACATCCCGATTGATGGAGGTGAGGGCGGCCAAAACATTCTCTAAATTGAGGAGGGGTTCCCCCATACCCATAAACACCACATGGCTGACGCGCTGCTGAAAGTCTTCCTGGACGGTTAAAACTTGATCAATAATTTCGTGGGGGGCAAGATTACGACTAAATCCCCCTTTCCCGGTGGCACAAAAATCACAGGCCATGGGACACCCCACCTGGGAGGAGACACAGACGGTCAACCGTCGCGCCGTGGGAATCCCCACGGTTTCAATAATCTGATCATCCCCTAGTCTCAAGAGGTATTTAACCGTCCCATCCTTGGCTTCTAAACGCTGCTCAATGTGCGATCGCCCTAGGGGAATATGGTTCAGATCATCCCGCCATTTTTGGGGAAAGACGGTGATCTGTTGCAGCGATCGCACCCCCTTTTGATACAGCCACTGGTGTAATTGGCGGCCCCGATAGGCGGGTTGATGATGTTCCGTCACCCAAGTCTCTAATTCGGATTGGGAACGACCTAATAGGGGACGATCGTCCAGGGCAGTGGGAGCATTCATCGGCAAGTATGATAACTATCGCTAGGGCTAGGCCATTTTAACGCGCAGCCCAGTCAATGGGGAAATAAAGGCGGAGGGGCGATCTCCCCAAAATAGTCAATTCATCATTGCCAGTGGCCAGCTTGTTTATTGGCACTCCATGGCAACAAAAGGTGCAAGTCTGTGAATAGGATTATTTGCAATGATTTAGTAATATTTTAATAATGATCGCTTTTTATATTAAATCTTATTAAATCTTACGTGCAATTATCCTTTTTTATATATAGTTCTGTGTATTTATGTATAGTTGCCTCAATAAATTGGGTAGCCTTAAGGGTATAGAACCAGCTTTAATGGTACTTTTTCCCTTTGAATCCCTTCTAGAACATCTTGATCCGTAAACCCGCTGTAAATTCGTATCCTTTTTATATTCCTTTATCCGTAACTTATGTAGATAATGGCCTTTCCAGAACCTCAACTCATCCAGGTCATGGAGCGATTGCAAAGTGCTATCTTTGGTTGCGATCGCCATGGGCGACTGATATTTGTCAATGCCTATGGGGAGGCACTTGTCGGTCAACTCGCCAGCAGTGTTCAAGGGGTCTACCTGTGGGATATTTTACCTACCTCCCTTGGGTTGACTGCCGCAAAAGTCTTAATATGCCTGGAAAACCAAACGGATTACCATTGGGATTGTTACGATCCCCTTGAGGAGAAGTGGTGGCAAGGATTTCTCTACCCGGATCAGGTGGGACTCACCCTGATGATGACGGATATTAGCCAGCGGCAGCAGAGTCAAATTCTCCAGCAAGCCCAAGTCATCGAACTGGAAAAATGGTACCACCGCTTCCAAACCATGGGCCATCTCAGTCGTCAGATTTTTTGGGAATGGCATCAGGACACCAACTGGGCCCTGTGGAGTGGTGATACGATGACGGTTTTGGGCCATCCCCTCGAATCCATGCCCCGCTCCATTGAGGACTGGATGGGCTGGATCCACCCGGAGGATCAAGCTTGGTTCCAGGATTGTTTTTGGCAGGCCTGTGAAACAAAGACCTGTTTTGCCCAGGACTACCGTCTTAGGGATGGCGATGGAGCCTACTACTGGGTCAGCGATCGCCGCGAGTTTGCCCAGAGTACAGAAGGACAGACCCATGGGTGGGGAATTATTGTCGATATTCACGATCGCAAGATCATGGAGTTAGCCCTCGCCGAAAGTGAATATCGCTGGCGCACGATTTTTGAAGCGGCGGCCCTGGGAATTGTCATTGTGGAGCCAGGGAACAACTATAAATTAGTCTCCTGCAATCCATCCTTCTCTGAATTTGTCGGCTATAGTATCCCCGAACTCCTAGACTTACATCCAGCGGATCTCACCTTTCCTGAGGACTGGCAGAGGGAGCAAGCCCTCATTCACCAGTGCTGTGAACAGTCAAAAAAGTTCTATCAATTCAAAAAGCGATATCGTCACAAAAATGGTCAGGTTCTCTGGGCGAATTTAACCCTATCCTACGTTCAAGATGATCAACACAATCTGCAATTTATTGTTGCCCTGATTGAAAATATTAGCGATCGCCAGACCTTAGAAGACTCCCTGGAGACAGAACGCTTTCGCTATCAACAACTGGTCGAAAACTCCCCCAATCTCATCCTCAGTCTAGATGCCCTTAAACATCTCAAAACCATTAACTGGGCTGCCCTAGACGTTTTAGATTCCCTGGATACCGATGAGGGCCAATCCTACCAAAAGTTACTCCATCCCCAGGAGTCTATCGAGCGGGTTGAATACCTCCTCGATCGCGTCCTCCAGGGTGAATCAATCAGTGACATCGAGCTTATTTTCAATAGCCCCGATGGTCAACCCCATTATATGCTGACCCACCTCTATCCCCTTGTTAGCCATCACCAGCAACAGGATTCCACTGGCTGTGTTTTGATTAGCACCGATATTACCGCCCAAAAGAAAGCCCTCCAAGACCTGAACGAACGGGAAGCCCAATATCGCAGTGTGTTTGAATCCGTCACCGATGGCCTCCATGTTTTTGATATGGATACGGGCAAACTAGTGGAAGCAAATCCGGCGGCCTGTGCCATGCATGGCTATACCTACGCAGAGTTCATGGATTTAGACCCACGGCAGTTTGTCCACCCCAATTGCCATGCCATGTTTAGCAATTTTATGGAAACGGTTCGGGCTGGCAAACGTTTTGAATCCGAGGCTCAAAATATCTGTAAAGATGGCTCCATCATTGATATTCATGTCTATGGTTTACAGTTTACCTACCGCGGTCGCCCCCATGTCCTATCCGTGGTACGGGACATTACCGAACTCAAACAGATTGAAGCAAAACGGCAGCAGGTTGAAAACCAACTTCGGGAAAGTGAAAACCTCTTTCGATCCCTGATTCATGACCTGAATGTGGGTGTCATTGTCTATGGTCAAACGGGAGATGTGCAAATCGTCAACCATAAGGCCTGTGAACTGCTTGGTTTAACGGAGGCGGAATTTCTCGGGAAAACCTGCTTTGACCTAGACTGTCAACTCCTCAATGAAGAGGGCAGCCCCATCCCCATGGAGCAGCATCCGGTAGCCCAGGCGATCGCCCAAAGGCAGTGCATTCCTAATCGAGTAGTCGGTGTTCACAACCATCAAACCCATGACCTCCATTGGTTGCAAGCCACCGCAGATCCGCAAACTACGCCCCAGGGAACCGTTGGCCGCGTCATTGTTACCTTTAGTGATATTAGCGATCGCAAACGCACCGAGGATCAACTGCGTCACCAGGCAGAGCGGGAACAGGCCCTTAACCATGTGATTCAGTCCATCCGCGACTCCATTGACATTGAAACAATTTTTACGACCACGGTGCAGCAAATCGGCTCCCTCCTGAAGCTCGATCGGGCCCTGATTACGGAATATATGCCGGAACAAAAGGGTTGGGTTGCCATTCATGAGCATCGTCCCGATCCATCCACACCCACAACCCTGGGGGTGATTATTCCTGAGGAAGATAACCCCGTCAGTGATCAGGTCAAACAGGGAAAAATGGTACGCCTCGATCGGATAGCTGATACTGATTTAGCCAACGATCACAATAATCCCTGTGCATTCATTGAACAATCCGGCGGCTGGTTAATTTTTCCCTTGGTTATTAATCATCAAACCTGGGGAACCTTGACCCTTCAGCGGTACGATGAACATCCCAATTGGCAGGATCATGAAATTGCCCTCGCCCAGTCCGTTGTCAATCAACTGGCCGTCGCCATTCGCCAAGCCCAACTTTATCGGGATTTGCAACACGCCAACGCCGAACTCTCACGCCTGGCCACCATTGATGGATTAACCCAAATTGCCAATCGGCGGCACTTTGATCTCCATTTGTCCCAAGAATGGCAACGCTGTTTACGGGAGCAAGCCTGTTTATCCCTAGTGCTGTGTGATGTGGACTACTTCAAACCCTACAATGACCACTACGGCCACCAAGCGGGGGATGATTGCCTGATTCAAATTGCCCAAACCCTGGCCCAAGCTGCCCGTCGCTCCACGGATTTAATTGCCCGCTACGGTGGTGAAGAGTTTGCCTTAGTTTTACCCAATACCGATTTAGACGGTACGTTACGGGTGATCCACAAAATTCAAGAAGCCCTACATCGACTCAATATCCCCCATTTAGCCTCGTCTATTGGCGATCGCATTACCATTAGCTTTGGTGTTGTCACCCTTACCCCCCATTCCTCCCGTTCCCTAGACGAGTTCTTAAACGCCGCAGATCAATCCCTCTACCACGCCAAGCAGTCCGGCCGCAATACCTACTGTATCCATTATTTGAGCTATTCTAATCCGGCTTCACCGGAGACGACCTCACCGGATTTACGAATCACCTAATTCTATCCATAGCCTGTCCATAAAAATTTTGGTGACAAGAATTTCCCCATCCCTGATAATAGAGACTTTGCCCCAATGAATATCTTGCGGGGTTGAGGTCATAATTTTGGACACATTTTATTTCGGACGCATTTTGATGGTTTTTGCATGAACAAGCAACGGGTCTTATCAGGAGTTCAGCCCACCGGCAGCCTCCATCTGGGGAATTATTTGGGAGCCATTCGCACCTGGGTTGAGGGTCAAGCAAATTACGATAACTTTTTTTGCGTCGTGGATCTCCATGCCATTACGGTTCCCCATGATCCAACCCTATTAGCCGCCCAAACCTATGGTGTTGCCGCTCTCTACCTTGCCTGTGGCATTGATCTCGTCCATTCAACGATTTTTGTCCAGTCCCATGTGTCCGCCCACGCCGAACTCACCTGGTTATTGAACTGTATTACCCCCCTGAATTGGCTAGAGGCGATGATTCAGTTTAAGGAAAAAGCAATTAAACAGGGCGAAAATGTTGGTGTTGGTCTTCTTGATTATCCCGTTTTAATGGCCGCCGATATTTTGCTCTACGATGCCGATCGCGTCCCCGTGGGGGAAGATCAAAAACAACACCTAGAACTGGCCCGGGATATTGCCAGTCGGGTTAATTTTCTCTTTGGTTCAGGAGAAGGAGAACAAGTCATTCTCAAGCTGCCCCAACCCCTCATTCGCACCGAGGGAGCCAGGGTAATGAGTTTGACCGATGGCCGCCGGAAAATGTCGAAGTCTGACCCCTCCGAGCAAAGCCGGATTAACCTTTTGGATTCCGCCGCAGACATCCAACGGAAAATTAAGCGTTGCAAAACCGATCCGGTACGGGGACTGGTCTTTGATGATCCCGATCGCCCGGAATGCCATAACCTCCTTACCCTCTATATGGTGTTATCCAACCAAACCAAAGAACAGGTGGCTAGGGAGTGTGCCGATATGGGCTGGGGACAGTTTAAGCCCCTGCTAACGGATACGATCATCCATGGACTAGAACCCATTCAAACCCGTTACCAAGAAATCATGGCCGCACCGGATTATTTAGACCAGGTTCTCCGCCAGGGTCAGGAAAAAGCCGCCGCCGTAGCAACCACAACCTTAGATCGGGTCAAGCAGGCCTTTGGATTTGCTCCCAATGTTAAATAACCCAAAGCCAAATAAAATGTTAACTAAATGTTAAGTAACTGATCGATTTCTCATTTCTCAAAAAACTGCTGCTATACTCTTGTTCTTGAGTTCTCCTTTCGGCCCGGCTGAATTTGCATCCCATTGTGCATAAACCTGTTGTTGCCTACCGATAACTCCTTGACGTTTTTTACATGAATCACCGGAACAGTATATGCGGGAACCCACTCAACTGGTTGACTATTTAGAGCAAGAGCTATCCTTAGCACCAGCAACCATTCAAATGGCCCTAAAACAATGGCAGGAGCATCGCGGCCCCCTACCCATTATTCTCTGGCAGTACGGCTTCATTACCCTGGAGCAGTTGGATAAAATCTTTGATTTCATCGAGACCAAAGAGCGATAACGCCTAACTCGCCCAACTTGTCCAAGGTCTTTATCGTCACTCCGGATGTCTAGGAATGACCGAATTAAGTTTGCAGGATGCCCGCCACGCCCTCCAGCGAATTTGGGGCTATTCAGACTTTCGCCCACCCCAGGCCGAAGTAATTCAAGCGATTATTCAGGGACAGGATGCCTTAATTATTTTGCCCACAGGGGGAGGGAAAAGTCTTTGTTTCCAACTACCCAGTATCCTAAAAACCGGCTTAACCCTGGTGATTTCCCCCCTCTTGGCCCTGATCGAAAACCAAGTTGCCGAACTGCGGGAGCGAAATTTAGCGGCCGCCGCCTTTCATAGTGAATGCTCCAGGGGCGATCGCCAGCGGGTACTCCATGATCTCGATCGCCAAAAACTACGTTTACTGTACCTATCCCCCGAATCTCTGTTTAGTCCCAAAATCTGGCAGCGGCTCATCCACCCCGATCTGCTGATTAATGGCTTGATTTTAGATGAGGCCCATTGTTTAGTGCAGTGGGGGGATAGTTTTCGACCAGCCTATCGCCGCTTGGGTACGGTGAGACCGGCCCTAGAACAAGCAAAACCCCATCATCCTCGCCCAGCGATCGCTGCATTTACCGCCACCGCAGATCACCAGGTTCGCCAAACCATTGAACAGGTTCTCGGTCTAAAGCAGCCTCACCGGGTCTGTCTCAATCCCTATCGGGCCAACCTGAGTCTCGGGGTAAAATCCGTCTGTAGTCGGGGTCATCGTCGCCAACAGGTGATTCAGTTTATTCGCCAGCAAAGGGGAACCTCTGGCCTGGTCTATGGCCGCAGTCGTCGTGACTGTGAAACCTTGGCCCAGACCTTGAATGAATTGGGCTGGCAAACCCTGCCCTACCACGGCGGCCTCAGTGCGGGCGATCGCCGTTCCATTGAACAGGACTGGATCAGTAATCAACTTCCCTTTGTAGTCTGCACCAGTGCCTTTGGTATGGGGGTCAACAAGCCCGATGTGCGTTGGGTGTGCCATTACCAAGCCCCCCTCCATTTAGGGGAATACATCCAGGAAGTGGGCCGGGCCGGTCGGGATGGCAATGCGGCAACGGCCCTAACCCTCATTAGTGAACCCACGGGCTGGCTGGATCCCGAAGATCGGCAACGACAACGTTTTTTCCAGCAACAGGCCCAAGCCCAACGCCAAGAGGCTCTAGACCTGGCCAACCGCTTACCCCGCCAAGGATCTATTCAAGAGATTAGTCAACGCTACTCCCAGGGGGCGATCGCCCTAGCCCTGCTCCATCAACAGGGTCGCCTCGTCTGGACAGACCCCTTCCATTACCAAATGAAACCGACCCCCCAGGGCCCCACACCTCCCTTAACCGATGCCAGCAAAACCGATTTGGGCCAAATGCAAGCCTATGTTCACTACCGGGGCTGCCGTTGGCAAGCCCTCCTCCAAGCCTTTGGTTTTCTCCAGGAAGCCCACGCCATGGCCTGTGGCCGCTGTGATAACTGTAAACGCCAAAAATAAGATTTCACCTTTGCGCTATAGCTGTCGCCTGTTTCCCTAGGACATTTCGGACAAGGGGGGTGTGGGGGCTTCGCCCCCAGCCAGGGGTTCCACCCCTGCACCCCGTCCTAGACAAACCATTGGTTGCTATAACAGTGTTGACATTTATGGGACGTTGACATTTATGGTGAAATCTACTATAAATAAGATATTCTAATCGCGACCCTTTGCCATGACGGCTTTGAATCTCAGTGCTGACGACTACGGATTACTGACGGATCTCTATCAACTCACCATGGCTGCGGCCTATGTGGGGGAAGGCATTGCCGAGCAGCCCAGTAGTTTTGAACTAACGGTGCGGCGGTTGCCCCTGGGCTATGGCTATTTAGTGGCCATGGGACTTGCCCAGGTGGTGGACTACCTAGAGAATTTTCATTTTAGCCCAGAGCAGATTGCCTATCTCCAAAGCCTAGAGGTTTTTCAGCGGGCACCGGACTCCTTTTGGACATTATTGGCAGGGGCACGATTTTCCGGCAATCTTTGGGCCGTTCCCGAAGGCACCGTTGTCTTTGCCCATGAGCCGCTATTGCGGATTGAGGCTCCCCTTTGGCAGGCCCAGATCCTCGAAACCTATATTCTCAATACGATTAATTACCAGACCTTGATTGCCACACGGGCGGCCCGGCTTCGGGATATGGTGGGCCCCAAGGCTCCCCTATTAGAATTTGGTACCCGGCGGGCCTTTAGTCCCCAGGCATCCCTTTGGGCGGCGCGGGCGGCCTTGGCGGGGGGGTTTACGGCCACCTCCAATGTTTTGGCGGCCCAGCGGCTAGGGGTTGTCCCCGCTGGCACCATGGCCCATGCCCTAGTGATGGCCCTAGAGGCCACCCAGGGTTCGGAGCAACAGGCCTTTACCACCTTTTCCCAGTATTTTCCCGGCTCTGCTCTCCTGATTGACACCTTCGATACGATCGCAGCGGCAGAAGTCCTGGCCCAGCGGCGGGAGGCAGGGGAATTAGAAATTACAGCGGTGCGGATTGATTCGGGAGATCTGGTGCATTTATCCCAGCAGATTCGCCAACTCTTACCGGATGTCAGTATCGTGGCCAGTGGTGATTTGGATGAAACGGAAATTATGCACCTGCAAGCCTCTGGGGCCTGTATTGATGCCTATGGCATTGGCACCAAACTCGTCACGGGTACGCCGGTGAATGGGGTTTATAAGCTGGTGGAGTTTAATGGCAAGGGAGTGATGAAGGAATCCAGCGGCAAAATGACCTTACCCGGTCGGAAGCAAATTTTCCGATCGCCCGAGGCGGATATCCTGGGCCTGATGACAGACACCTCGGTTCCGGGGGTACGCCTTTTGATGCCAATTATGGATGAAGGAAAGCTAGTTGCCTTGATGCCTCCCCTAGGGGACATTCGCCAACATACCCGCGCCTCAGTGGCCAATCTGCCGACAATGGTACGGATTAATGCCCAGCCGGAACCCTACCCGGTCGCCTATTCCCTCGCCCTCCAGGAACTGGTGGATCGCATTCAACAGCGGCGGGCCCTATGCTAAGGATTGCCCTCTTTGGAACCAGTGCGGATCCGCCCACCCTGGCCCACAAGGATATTCTCCAATGGCTCGGAGATCGCTACGATCGGGTGGTGGTGTGGGCCGCCGACAATCCCTTTAAGGCCAATCAAACCCCCCTGGAACATCGCCAAGGAATGCTGAAATTATTGGTGGATCAACTCAATGGGAGCCACCCCCAGATTGAACATCACCCGGAGTTGAGTTTTCCCTATACCCTTTATTCCGTCAATACCGCGCGGCAACGCTGGCCCCAGGCAGAGTTTAGTTTAGTCATTGGTACGGATGTTTTAGCTAAACTTCCCCACTGGTATCGGGTCGAGGATCTCCTAGACCAAGTGAACCTATTGATCTTGC carries:
- a CDS encoding nicotinate phosphoribosyltransferase, with translation MTALNLSADDYGLLTDLYQLTMAAAYVGEGIAEQPSSFELTVRRLPLGYGYLVAMGLAQVVDYLENFHFSPEQIAYLQSLEVFQRAPDSFWTLLAGARFSGNLWAVPEGTVVFAHEPLLRIEAPLWQAQILETYILNTINYQTLIATRAARLRDMVGPKAPLLEFGTRRAFSPQASLWAARAALAGGFTATSNVLAAQRLGVVPAGTMAHALVMALEATQGSEQQAFTTFSQYFPGSALLIDTFDTIAAAEVLAQRREAGELEITAVRIDSGDLVHLSQQIRQLLPDVSIVASGDLDETEIMHLQASGACIDAYGIGTKLVTGTPVNGVYKLVEFNGKGVMKESSGKMTLPGRKQIFRSPEADILGLMTDTSVPGVRLLMPIMDEGKLVALMPPLGDIRQHTRASVANLPTMVRINAQPEPYPVAYSLALQELVDRIQQRRALC
- a CDS encoding nicotinate-nucleotide adenylyltransferase; the protein is MLRIALFGTSADPPTLAHKDILQWLGDRYDRVVVWAADNPFKANQTPLEHRQGMLKLLVDQLNGSHPQIEHHPELSFPYTLYSVNTARQRWPQAEFSLVIGTDVLAKLPHWYRVEDLLDQVNLLILQRPGVHISADIWQQVAALSAKMEMADYVGPAVSSTACRQGEPSVALIPAIASYIHQENLYQSGNP
- a CDS encoding RecQ family ATP-dependent DNA helicase; the protein is MTELSLQDARHALQRIWGYSDFRPPQAEVIQAIIQGQDALIILPTGGGKSLCFQLPSILKTGLTLVISPLLALIENQVAELRERNLAAAAFHSECSRGDRQRVLHDLDRQKLRLLYLSPESLFSPKIWQRLIHPDLLINGLILDEAHCLVQWGDSFRPAYRRLGTVRPALEQAKPHHPRPAIAAFTATADHQVRQTIEQVLGLKQPHRVCLNPYRANLSLGVKSVCSRGHRRQQVIQFIRQQRGTSGLVYGRSRRDCETLAQTLNELGWQTLPYHGGLSAGDRRSIEQDWISNQLPFVVCTSAFGMGVNKPDVRWVCHYQAPLHLGEYIQEVGRAGRDGNAATALTLISEPTGWLDPEDRQRQRFFQQQAQAQRQEALDLANRLPRQGSIQEISQRYSQGAIALALLHQQGRLVWTDPFHYQMKPTPQGPTPPLTDASKTDLGQMQAYVHYRGCRWQALLQAFGFLQEAHAMACGRCDNCKRQK